The following DNA comes from Peromyscus leucopus breed LL Stock chromosome 2, UCI_PerLeu_2.1, whole genome shotgun sequence.
GATGTCAAagtgtactacagagctatagtaataaaaacagcatgatattggcacaaaaccagacacattgatcagtggaatcaaatagaagacctagacataaataTACAGATCTATGGAAACAtgctttttataaagaagccagaaacacacaatcaaaaaaagaaatcttcaacaaatggtgctggtcaaactagatGTCTGCATTTGAATACacatagatccatatttatcaccctgcacaaaactcaagtccacacggatcaaagacctcaacataaaaccagatatactgaacctgacagaagagaaagtgggaataaccttgaactcactggcacaggaaacaacttcctgaacagaacaccaattgtgcaggcactaagatcatcaatcaataaatgagacctcatgaaactgaaaagtttctccAAGGCAAAGGACAGCATCATTCTGACAAAGCACCAGCCTACAGAATGTAAAAAGTTCTTACTAACtacacatccaacagagggctagtatacaaaatacataaagaacaaaaataacaaggtattgccgggcggtggtggcacacgcctttaatcccagcactcgggaggcagaggcaggcggatctctgtgagttcgaggccaggctgggctaccaagtgagtcccaggaaaggcgcaaagctacacagagaaaccctgtctcgaaaaaaccaaaaaaaaaaaaaaaaagttatcaagaaaacaacccaattaaaaaatggggtacagatctaaacagaattctcaaagaggaaactcaaatggctgagaaacatttaaatgttcaatatccttagtcatgaaaaaaatgcaaattgaaatgactttgaaatttcatctttcaTCCATCAGAATAGCTtcagatcaataaaacaagtgaccgctcatgctggtgaggaatGTGGACTAAAGGGAAGACACATCCATTGCtgataggagtgcaaacttgtagtcactgtggaaatcagtaaggCAGTtactcaggaagatgggaatttaTTGACCTCAAGATCCActatcactcttgggcatgtacctaATGGACACTTcttcctactacagagacacttgctcaaccgtgttcattgctgctttagtcataatagccagaaattggaaacctagatgcctctcaacagaagaatggataaagaaatgtacatttacacaatggattgttattcagccattaaaaaaaaaatcatgaaatttgcagataaatggttGAACCTAGAAGagttatcctgagtgaggtaacctataCCCAGAAGAACAAGTagtttgcatttgtttatatatggATATTTGCTGCTAAGCCAACAACAATCAAGATACAACTGACAGAACTGGAGGTTAGGTAAAGTATGGGACTAGGGAGGACAGACAGGTCTTATCAGGAAGGGGACtaagttatggatggatggatggatgggagaggggctggaatgggaggaccaagtggggaggagcaggggagaggaagatgaggtagggaatatggggagacagctaaaattaaggggcatTTTAGGGGTAGTTCAGAAACCTAATATAGTgtaagtttcctaaaatatatacatatatgaaggtgatatAAATGAAATCGCCAAATAGGAGACAGaaccccaactggccatctcttgtcaccaaatgaagtttctaaTACCAGAACTAGGTTACATAAacctgagttgttggccaaagggaatCCACGATccaagctgttgccaagacaataggttgctcttGACAAACTGATGGTGAAGACTCATGGAAGACaatacccacacaactcactcaatatggagaagtcaagctgacaCCTACAGatttcacccctatgttctaacatttttggtacaggaaggtattcTACATGCTACCAAAagggaaatgtaaacaccaatccAGCTACAACCCTCTGACAATGGTGTCCTGAGagatgctagtgcaatggtggtacagagcctgtgggagtggccaaccaataccTGATTTGACTCAAAcgaccactccatgagatggaacccatacctgacactccttgggtgaccaagaacctgagactagatagcttAGGGACTAGAGTAAAACTAATACTGGTCtttaagaagggggaaaaataGTAGCTAATAACCTtgttctatactcatagatcagttccTTGAGCTTCCTCCTACAACAGATGggagcagagacccacagccagaatATTACGCAGAGACCTTGGACACTGAACCCTAtacaggatgtctccatcaaatccctcagcCCAGgtaaccctgcagaagaggaaagagTCTAAGAatcagaggggatagaggacacccaaacaagaccctctaaatcaacatgatcaaacaCGTATGAACTCAGAGGCTGAggtggcatgcacagggcctgcaccaggttctttgtgtatatattatggcttccagtgttagtgtttttatgggattcctgagtgtgcaaccAAGCAAGCGTTTATTGTGCTTCCTCTTGGGCTCTTCTTCtctgttttgtccaattctgatgttttgttttatattttattatcccttagaaacctgtttgttttctaatgaaacaTAAAGGGAGTGGCTTCAGATGGGAAGGAACTGGAGGAAGGGAAAGCAACCCCCACCCAAAAAGCCCACAAAGCTTCTTACAACTGCAAAGTCCATTCCTCCATCCCTCTAAGTCTTTCTACTATTTCCCACTGTGTGAATTTCAAACTGTCGACATCAACTTTAGAGTCctacaatttaaaaacatttcctacTGCCTTTTAAGCAAATTTAGAGGATGACTTTTACCAAGTTGTTTCTACACTTTCAGCAACCCTGCCTCTAACATGCTAGGCCCTACTCCTGCTTTGGAACACTGCACATGCTCTTCCTTTCCAATACTACTGCTGTCAACTTAGTTTCTGGATTCCAACTATTACCTCCACCTCACCTCAGATCGGGTCTCCATTATGTATTCTTCATATCTATcttcatataattatatatacataatatacatatacacagcaaGATACAAttatatgcatacaaatatataaaaaattgtatcttctctctatataaaattttatcttcTCTCCAGACAACTTATTATAGTGTTATGTTTACATAACTGTTTTAGCTAAACAATCTGTAAAATCCACGAGGCCTTGCTCTCCCACTAAAACCAAGTACAGAGTAGCCAACCAGCAAGCCCTCCAATTTCCACTGAAGACTTAACAGGGGAAAACAAGGCAAACTGAAGCCTAAATCTGGATCAAGTTCAAGCTCTGCTGTAATGAAAATCCTTTCATTGGGATAGATATAGAGCCCTattattttctctaaagattaaaaattaaggGCCGCTATGTGTGAAAAGTTGCCAAAGAAAAGTTTGGCTAGGGTTTGTGTTTGTAGTAAGCCAGATGCTCCAAAGCCATTTTCCTCAAGAAAATAAGATACTCAATGTCAGTTAAAGACCTGATCCAACCACTGAAACTGGGACCTGTAAATGATCACCTGATTTTTAGATTTTGGCCCTAGCAAAACTTTAAGGAAAGCAATGTTGCACAGGAAAATGTCTGAATTCTTTTACAGTGTactattttattgtcttttcttgAATACACATTTGTATTACTGCCAGTCCAGATAAGCAAGTATATAAACAAAATACTAAACTCTTCTCTCGGCAGAAGTCAAGATAACCTGTGCAGATTAAAATGACTTATTTCAGCCTAAGAAATGGTTTTGAATCATACaaattttttatgaaaaataactgTCCAAAAGCATTCTCCCAGCTTGTAACACATTTTCAGAATaactcttgaaaaaaaattcaaaaatactaCCATAAAAATATGTCAATACCATATGGCTTTATGAAATAActtctaaatttttttatttttatttaaaaaggttCCCAAGTTTTAAATAAACTGCTAGCAacattttcttcacttaaaaGTGCATATATCTGGGGATGGGACATACATAACTTTTTGAACAAACAATGAATTTtacaaattaacacacacacacacacttaaaatattttcagaggtaaaattttttcaataaaagtcATCGAGATTGCAGTAGATgactttcccccttttttctataGCCTCTGAATGAAGAATGAGATGCTTTGGCAGCTTTAAGACATGTCACAGTCTCCACCAAAAGACACTGACAATAATGAGGTCCGTGGAGATGACAATGGTCTTGATGGCTCAGTCTGAATAGATACATTACTGGACTGGCTGTCCAAATCTGAGGCAAAGGTGCTTTCTTCTCTTACATCAAGAGTTTGTTCAACTGAGTCTGCCGGTGGTACACTATTATCCACAGTTGGGCTGGTAGTCAAGTCATCAGTAAGTGCAGTAACATCACATTCCTTGTCCAAGACACCAGGCTCATCTTCTATGGTGACAACATCTTTAGTTTCAAATGCTTCCGAGGAAGGAGTCAAAAGCTCATTGTGCATAGGCTGTGGAAGATTACTAGTGCTACATTCCACACCCGCCTTTACTTCCGAGTCCTTGTCACTATCACTGTCGATGGTTATAACGACCGGGGAACGTGAAGTGTTATCTCCATggtgtttcttgtgcttcttcttatgtttcttctttttctttttatggtgtTTAGTTGTGTCAGTAGTTTTTCCTTCATAAACTATCTCTACACTTAGGCTCCGcgtccttcttttcctcttcttgtgttttgtctctctgtctgatgATCGGCTATCTGAAAAGCTATCGCTCTCATTTTTGTAATTTCCATCCGGTTTTGATGATTTTTGGTAATGACTGTCCTTCACTTTGGAAGCACAATCACGAGATGGTTGAGCCACTTCATTAGTACCTTCCAAATGCCGGGTTTTGTACTTCCGTTTCCCTCCAGGCTTTTCGTTTCGCCCCCGGTCAGGCCCAGTTGATGTAGTCCGTGACCTATTACTAGACAGGCTTCTTGATCTGTGCCTCTCATAGTAGTAGTATTTCCTTTCACTGTGATTCTTTTTCCGAGCATTTGTTCTTTCAGAAAAAGACTGAATTCGGAATTCTGGACTTGAAGATTGTCTAGAATAATGGGCTCTCGAAAGAGTCCTCTTCCTGTATGATGATTCATAACCATCCCTGTCCTTGTTTCTGCTATAATAAGTGTATTCCCACTTATATTTGCTTccataattatttcttaaataatagCGATCTCGATTTCTGCTTCGTGATCTTCTTTTGCCATGATCACTGCTCCGAGATCTCGATCTGCTGGTGCTTCCACTACTCACTGACAGTGTCTGGCTTTTCCTTGACCAGCTGCTGTCTCTagttcttgatctctttttgtcCCTCCTTGCTCTAGGTCTGCTACTACTCTCCCTACTTCTGGAtcgtttattctttcttttcttcccatgaTGCTTCCTATGATTCCTCTGATCATGCCCACTTCTACTCTGGGAACGTGAATCTGAACTTCTCGATCTTCCCCTCTTCCTGTGTCGATGGTTATATGGGGAATATCCTCTGTCTCCTCTTGTAGGAGAACTGTCTCTGGGAGTTGACAATGATGTAGAtcgtttctcttctttctttgattttattgttgTATCAGCATCACAATGGCTTTGACTCACTTGCTCATCCTTTCCAAGAACAGAACATGGAGATGAACACCGACTAGCATCACTATCACCAGAACTGTAAGACTGCTCTTGTTCTTGTGTCTTCACTGTTTCCACTTTCTCATAAGAGCCCAACTCCTCGGAATCAGAAGACAGTTCAACAAGTTCTGGGGTCCTTTCAGCGAGTGGCTTAACAAACCCAACAATGACACAATTATCTGATGATGAATCACTGTCATTATTTAGGTCGTCATTGGCCTGTACTCCCTGTATCTGAGAGGTGGCTCCTGTGGGAACAAGTTCTTCATCTGAACTGTCCGAAGAAGAATTTAAAAGGGAAGACATACCAACATGCACTTGCTCTGAACTTGAGTAAGATGGCCCGGGAGTTTCATCATCCCATGGTGCCTGCCTAACAGTGGATGCATTCATATCTAGCTCTTGAGTCTCAGCCTCATCTGGTGATATTGTTATGACTGAAGAATCAGAATGGCTGCCTTCTTCAGATGAAGGAGGGCAATCATAATTAGCATGCTGATCAAAAGCTGCCATGTTGAAGGGAGATCGAGCAAAACTGATAAATTCATGTATAAAATGCTCAGTTCGATTAAGCAAAAATGGTCTTAAGTCAGACACAAACGCCTGACTCTCCAAATCATAGCGAGTAACGTTACTCATAATGATGTGCTGGACAATATTGACTAAAGATCCATGGGCTCCAAAGAGAACCGTAAGCTCACGTTTTAACCAAGGAACTAATCTGTGAAGGCAAGCTGGATTTCTACGGAAGAACTCAGCTGAAATATCCCTGTAGCGGCCACCATCTTCAATGCTTCTAACTCGAACACCAGCACGATAAAGAGTTCGTCTAAAATTAATAATATCTTGTTCCTGAATTTTCCGCAAAGATCTTTCATCTGCAGTAGTTGGCCCCCTTAATGTCATTTGCCTCATAAATTGAGGCATTTCAACATCTCTAGGTCTTGCTGAAACACTTAACCCTTCAAACAGTACTCCACTGTCTGGTGGGGTAGTTGTTCTTCTATTTATGGTACTACTACTAGGTGAATAAAGAGAAGCATTCCGGTCTCTTGTCATAGTTGTCCGTTCTCTTGTCATAGTTGTCCGGTAGCGGAATCTTCGAACCTCAGGAGCAGGAAAAGAATCATTATATGAAGGCCTTAGGACATATTCCTTGAAGTCATCTTCAGCCCTCACAGAATGGAAAATAGAATCAAAGGGCTGTTTACACAGTGGACATTCAGCTTTGTTTTTTGACCACTCTTGCACACAGCGAAAACAGAACTTATGCAGGCAGCGATCTAAGTAAGACACATTATCAAATCTGTCCAAGCATATAGGACACTTAGAATCAGGAGATGCATCAGCCGGTACTGTCTGCTGTAATTTGCTAGTACCAGCTTTTGGTGAAAAGTTGTCCATTCTAAATTCTTTAGCAGCTGAAGCCATTATCTgtgaaagggaaagaaatgtaTCAGTAACTCAGTAAAAGGataactgaacaaaaaaaaagactttgttcATACTTAGGCAAAAATGGTTTAACATAAAAAGGCAGTACATGATAAGAGCATTAAGGACATAGCAATTAAATCACATGCTCCAAGATCAGTTTTCCTAGGATAaaatcctcttctgtcctctcaaGTGCTACTATCTTACTTTCATTTCACCTGTAGGTCAGTCATTAGGAAAACTATCAAGTACACAATAAGCTCTTAGGTAAGTATTTGAAACAGAGAAGCACAAAAGCCAAAGTACCTATGTTCCCTATTCAGACTTAATAAGTTACATTTACAGTGATTGTTATTTTTGATGCTATGACCATTATATTTCTTCCTAGaccctcttataaaataaaaaaagaaaacctcttgTCCTCAAATGTTATTTTCATGtgtggttttacacacacacctctaatacCATGGTCAAATTATTTATAGCCTAACTATAATATAGGCCTCTAACATCATAACTATTTACTAACAGTCTTAACTACTGGGTGTTTATGTTTCTAAAATagtctttgaaataatttatgtatACTCATGTATTTTAATGATACAGTACACCAATTTTTCTGAAAGAGCTTTTGTAAAATACATATGAGCAAGTTCACCTGCTTAGGCCAATGCACTAGTTTTCAGTGAAAGCTTCACTAACAAATGGTCTTTCAGTATAAAAGCACTAGAAGGTAGCATGTGGCTCCAACAGCTAAGTAAATGTCAGCTGTGGTATCAAGAGGACAGCCAGCCAGTAGCAGTACTTTACCACTACAACCACATTATTATGTTCACTGATCATTtctaagtatttcttttcttttggagacagggtttccctgtgtagacctgactgtcctggaactcactctgtagacagactggccttaaactcactgagatccgcctgcctctgcctcctaagtgctgggataaaaggcgtgtaccaccacacccagcatttctAAGAACCCATCATagcttcttttgttgttggtttggtttggcttagagtgggtcttactatgtagcccatacTGGTCTCCAAAACATAAGATAATGCTcctacttctgcttcctgagttctatgATTAAGTGCAGGCCACTGGACCTAACCCTCCTTTTTTGCTGAATCAAAAAGTGAAACCATATTCTATGTTTGATGTCTCCTTTCTTACAGTCTGCATCCTCATCATGAGAATGTTAATGATCACTTTTCTTTACACATCATATCAGCTTACAAAAGAGTTTGATGGAGCTGAAATCAAATATTCATTATATTTCAGCTCTCTCATCTATAAATCCTTTCTTATactacatttaattttaattttttttctccgtttttcaagacagggtttctctgtatagctttggcgcctttcctggactctgtagaccaggctggcctcgaattcacagagatctgcctgcctctgcctacctgaggtgctgggattaaaggtgtgctccaccacctcccggctcttATACTATATTTTATACTAACCCTCTTGTACAtaagattttattctttaaatttctctGGGTCTATTACTCATCTTCCTCACTTCATAGGAAATTCCATCACTCAAATGCTAAGTTGGCTGAATGATAGAACTATAACTTCCTAAATAATCAACTTATTGGtctaagggggaaaaaacactTAACCATACTTTCCAAATTAAACATTCTCACTTCAG
Coding sequences within:
- the Topors gene encoding E3 ubiquitin-protein ligase Topors, which codes for MGSQPPPAGSPLSREEGEAPPVAPAEEGRRRSRRVRLRGSCRHRPSLLGRRELASSGPAGPAAASSEIMASAAKEFRMDNFSPKAGTSKLQQTVPADASPDSKCPICLDRFDNVSYLDRCLHKFCFRCVQEWSKNKAECPLCKQPFDSIFHSVRAEDDFKEYVLRPSYNDSFPAPEVRRFRYRTTMTRERTTMTRDRNASLYSPSSSTINRRTTTPPDSGVLFEGLSVSARPRDVEMPQFMRQMTLRGPTTADERSLRKIQEQDIINFRRTLYRAGVRVRSIEDGGRYRDISAEFFRRNPACLHRLVPWLKRELTVLFGAHGSLVNIVQHIIMSNVTRYDLESQAFVSDLRPFLLNRTEHFIHEFISFARSPFNMAAFDQHANYDCPPSSEEGSHSDSSVITISPDEAETQELDMNASTVRQAPWDDETPGPSYSSSEQVHVGMSSLLNSSSDSSDEELVPTGATSQIQGVQANDDLNNDSDSSSDNCVIVGFVKPLAERTPELVELSSDSEELGSYEKVETVKTQEQEQSYSSGDSDASRCSSPCSVLGKDEQVSQSHCDADTTIKSKKEEKRSTSLSTPRDSSPTRGDRGYSPYNHRHRKRGRSRSSDSRSQSRSGHDQRNHRKHHGKKRKNKRSRSRESSSRPRARRDKKRSRTRDSSWSRKSQTLSVSSGSTSRSRSRSSDHGKRRSRSRNRDRYYLRNNYGSKYKWEYTYYSRNKDRDGYESSYRKRTLSRAHYSRQSSSPEFRIQSFSERTNARKKNHSERKYYYYERHRSRSLSSNRSRTTSTGPDRGRNEKPGGKRKYKTRHLEGTNEVAQPSRDCASKVKDSHYQKSSKPDGNYKNESDSFSDSRSSDRETKHKKRKRRTRSLSVEIVYEGKTTDTTKHHKKKKKKHKKKHKKHHGDNTSRSPVVITIDSDSDKDSEVKAGVECSTSNLPQPMHNELLTPSSEAFETKDVVTIEDEPGVLDKECDVTALTDDLTTSPTVDNSVPPADSVEQTLDVREESTFASDLDSQSSNVSIQTEPSRPLSSPRTSLLSVSFGGDCDMS